The sequence gtcGAAGTACTTttctcaaggattccagaacatctttcggaatcgaaatcggacgagcggatcaaaagttacggcgatttgaaaaatcaaatttcaaagaaaatgaAAGAGCTCGACATGCTCTGTTCTGAATATGTAAATCCCATCTAATAACACGTATCACTTTCTGctaagttttataaaaatcggatatgtattgtctaattgcaatttagtccctgaaacctCATAAATTGcgattcagtcctcggccttcattttaattcaatttcaatttaaaataatttaagaatattagaatttaaatcgaaactctaaatattcccaaattaaatattctcggattaaaattaaataaattcggattaatcaaataatcccggccttttgcattttagcccttcaacttcgatatttgcaaatcagtcccttatcgagttgtatcttcaaaattaatcttctttaattcccgaaacatggaatttaatcttgaattccataaatattcaaatcgaatatttattcttttaatttaagaattctcagaatttaattctcaaaatccgtaaattatcaaattaaatattttcggctcgaaaattaaatctatcatgttcataacttctcaaatcaatattagcccataatatggaatttaattctcaaatcccataattaataatttaatattttcgggccttacaattaaGTTGTTAAGAAATTACTCCAAATCAGATCCAACCTTTCAAACACGACCTAAGAGTAATCATTTAGAGTATGTTCGATGCAGAAGAGTTGAAAATGAGATTTGTATTCGGTACAGATAGGGCTGGGATATCGAGCTAAAATACCGACTTTTCGGGATAccataccgaatttttttcgaaatatagacatttttttggtatattgaattttttttcggtatctatacggtaccaatatgaattttttccataccaacatttcagaatttcgatatcggtaccggtatgaatttttttcatgtcaatattttttatacggtataccgaaaactcACCCCTAGGTACAGATAGTAAACCTACAATAAAATAGAATTACCAGATGGAGATGGACAGCaatatttttgggttttttatatttaatttaaaaaaaatttaaattacaaaaataatttaaaatagggCATTTTTCAAAAGTACTGCAAAACGCCCTTGCTAACAGCGGACCCTACAATAAAAAATGCAGGGTTCGCTATTGTGTAGAGCGGACGCTGCAATTTTCATGTCACATGGGgactttctttgtttttttatttgttttttaattaattaattatataattaaaaatgtttaataaaattatatttagtagtatgatcatttttttttcaaaattctaAATTTCGAATTTGATAATCGGactgaaaaattattaaaagaaaaaatataaaatttacaattaaaaaaattatattgattaaataaatttacgaTTTAACTTAAATTTTGGTCAGttgagttatatatttattttaatcgtttgaatTTGTGGAGATCCCTCGTAAACGTGGATAAGTCTAGAGTAGTTAATTCAAATCTATTTAAACCCAAATGATGcaaaaatattacaaaatttCTCAATCCGAATTCAAGCCGAAACAAAATCATCTCgaaaattagaattaaaatttatggttaaaaaattcaattgattaaataaatttttttgttattagttatcaacatattttgataaatttattttaatataaattttatttttttgataaatttattttatatcatattttttaatataaattttatttttttattaaaaattggttAGCGGagttattgaattattttaattcgTTTGGATCTCTGCAAGTTCTTATAAATAGACATAGAGAATTATTTCGGATATATTCCGGTCGGTTCGAGTTCACAATTTTCGAGATGATTTTGTTTCGACTTGAATTCGGATTGAGAAATTTTTTAATAGCATTTTTGCATCAGTTCGGTTTAAATAGATTTGAATTAACTACTTTAGATTTATCCACGTAACCGAGGGATCTCCACAAATccaaatgattaaaataaatatataactccaCTGACCAAAATTTAAGTTAAAtcgtaaatttatttaatcaatataatatttttaaccgtaaattttatgttttgttttttaataatttttcagtCCGATTATCAAATTCgaaatttagaatttagaaaaaaaaaatgaccaTACtactaaatataattttattaaatattattaattatataattaattaattaaaaaacaaataaaaaaaacaaaggtgTCACATGGGGACTTGCAAGTGATGGGGACTTGCACTTGCAAGTCCCCATGTGACATGCTGGCTGCCAGCATAAGCGGACGCTGCAAATTGCAGCGTGCGCCCTAAACAATAGCGGACCCTGCAATTATTATTGCAGGGTTCGCTATTAGCAAGAGCGTTTTGCAGTACTTCTGCAAAACGCcctatttcaaattattttgcaatttaaattttttttaaaattaaaaataaaaaaaccccAATATTTCTatcaattaataaatttatttcttaaaaaagTTGGAAATTTAGTTCTTTGAGTtgtcttgtttttatttttggttttctaACATATCAAAGTTGTGTTTTAgtcttataattattttttttttttttagttttattttgtcTGAGTGCTGACATGACATCAGACACATCATAAATTTTTCGACGCCACGTCATTATTTTCTAGCTTCACATCAACGTTTTGGATACTACATCATCACTCTGGCGGAATAGAACTAAAACCAACACGCAAAGTCATAAAACTAAAGCACAACTTTTATAGGTcagaaaacccaaaaaaaaattaacttaaaaggACTAAATCAGTCATTTCCCTTTTTCTTAGATGATACTTCTTTAATGTTCTCCGTTCATGTAAACTTTAATGCTCAAATGTGGAAATTTCGTGGCTTAGTTTGTTGACTAATTATTAACTAATTAATCAAAAAGacgtaataaaataaatacttgGTCAAGAAATGCCCACAAGAATTGTTTCACCTTGTCTGCATTTGAGTCTCACAACACAGAGGCCGCCCACGTTGGAAAAGTTTaccaaattttatttcaaaattctaaTGTTCACTAAAGAAAACCATCATACGATATATGTCCACTTGAAAAGAAATCAGCGCCGACCACCACACAATTTCTTGGAAACAGGCGCAAACTCATCAcaattttattgtatttatatGTATGGATTTTTTCAAtttctttatccaagttttTTGAAATCCattttcttaatcataaatcatcaagaatttttttttattttaatacttAAACATGGGTGTTAccaaaataaatcaagaatttgCTAGTCCCATAGCCCCGGGACGCCTCTTTAATGCTTTAATTCTAGATTCTAACACCCTATTGCCCAAACTCTTGCCACAATCCATCAAAAATGTTGAAACATTACAAGGAGATGGCGGAGCGGGAAGCATCGAGCAAGTTAATTTTACCGAAtgtaagtatttcttcgattCTTTTAAATCAATTTAGTCTATCATGACATTCAATGTGATTTCATGatctaatattaattatttaaggaaaaaaaaatttatcaacaCAATGTTGTTatgaaaaaaaacttaaatcagATAAAAACAAGCTGTATAATTTCTCTTTTTATATGAACAGCTAGTCATTTTAAGTATGTGAAGCACCGAATAGACGAGGTAAACAAAGAAAAACTCACTTGCAAATATAGTATGATCGAAGGCGATGCGCTCGGGGACAAGCTTGATCGTATAGCTTACGATATCAAGTTCGAGTCGTCCAACGATGGTGGATGCGTTTGCAAGATGAGCAGCGAATACCATGTTGCTGAAGGACACGAAATTAAGGAGGAGGAGATTCGAGCCGGCAAGGAGAGTGCGAAGGGCATATACAAAGTTATTGAAGCCTACCTTCTTCAGAATCCTCATGCTTATGCTTAGTTTCTAATGCATATATATACGTACGTATATTcttggtttttaaaatttagagTTACGTTTGATTCATTTTATAGCGTGTGGTCtgcaaaaatatattataatgaaATTGTGGACGAAGTTGTGCTTGTATCCACAAGCTCTGTGATTTTGTAATCGTGAATGAAAGATTTCCTTGCATACGGATTTGAATATGACGGgaaaaaaatttttgatttatgtATTCATACTTTGCGAGAGCTTAAAATACATTACAaatagaatagatcaaaatatagCTAGGTacatgtatttgattttaaaattgatttcaagCTTGGATATCCTTTCAATTTtcgttttctttctttcttttttttttaaaattaaaatatatatactaaaaATTCTGAACTTTGAAAAAAATGCAAAAGGCTGCCTACCATATCATAAATATCACAAAAATAGCCCTTGAAGATAACTCTTAAAATTGCAAGGCAAACCCTACCATTACCACATGTCACGCCCCAAAACCGGACCTAGTTAATATCGACGTACTTTAACGTTTTCACATAAAACAAGTTTCGGAgttcaaaaatttcataaataccagtcttttcataaactgaaatTACATCGCTATTTTACGATTGAATCTTTAAATACGCAGCGGAGAGAAATAAATGCATAATCAAATCGATTGAAATACACTAATAATGATAGGAATTAAAACTATGACTAGCAGCAGGCTTctaaaactttttcaccaaccCCAAAACTGGTGTTGTTCGTCTTCTTCGAGTTCATCTTCAGTTCTATCTGAAAGGGGTGTATTACGGTGGATGAATGATAGAGGAATCACTCAGTAAATGGTGGAATTTACCAGCATATATGCTTTTCAAAGATATGTTTTTCAGAACATAACACATAAACAGAGCATAAAACAGATCATGTATAACATAATTTATCAGAGTCAGAGTATGCATCAAAATGACTTATGAAATTTGTGAGTTAATTGGCATCAGTCTCTTATATTTTACTTCTCTAAAGAGTGAGACCAGATTACAGAGATCAGAACTCGTCTGTTCTGAGTGCCAGAGATACAGAGATTCAGAATACATATTTCTACCACTTAAATCATAAGTTTCGATGCAATACCAGTGTGTTCTTATAAAATTGAGTCGTTTTTCACGCTGGTTAATCAGAAAAAAAAGctttaaaaaatttaacaaaacgCCCACTCACTCTTTACAGAACTGGTTCTTGGAGTATTTGAATTGTTCGAACGATCTTGCTTCAGAACTGATTAGCTGCTCCAAAGCTTGCTCCACTAGTACTCAACTGAATGCTTTCTCCTCGCTCAACTGAATGCTCAAACTCGAATTATGCTATGTTATTGCTTAGAAATCGTGTAAACCATTAGTCTGAAATTCCAGTGTTACTTATAGGCACATTTCTGACTGTTAATCTCCCATTTATTGTCATTAATCACCTTGATTTCGAATTAATGTGGCTGTTACAAAAATCTAGTGGTTGTTATCAGTTTATCTGTTACGAAATGGCAACTGGACGCTAGCTGAGTTCTTCTCAACTGATATTCATAGTCAACTAAAATGGTAACTCGACTGAAAAATCAACTCAATTGAA comes from Henckelia pumila isolate YLH828 chromosome 4, ASM3356847v2, whole genome shotgun sequence and encodes:
- the LOC140866827 gene encoding major allergen Pru ar 1-like, which codes for MGVTKINQEFASPIAPGRLFNALILDSNTLLPKLLPQSIKNVETLQGDGGAGSIEQVNFTESSHFKYVKHRIDEVNKEKLTCKYSMIEGDALGDKLDRIAYDIKFESSNDGGCVCKMSSEYHVAEGHEIKEEEIRAGKESAKGIYKVIEAYLLQNPHAYA